The proteins below are encoded in one region of Knoellia sp. S7-12:
- a CDS encoding DUF58 domain-containing protein: protein MSDPVGPDEESATIRRSDLHAGASDAEATAARGARESRSRPPAPSGPVDGDESTVSRSSLKVRPAQKQPSRQRSSGATATGGSRWRSILGLRQPEDDTQAVHRNEPQASVGSSRSTRRRPELPTITLPRVQIPSAITQTGARILDLTGDRIRPLAEKAEPVWRPVSRALAWVSPLGWTVFGLGLVAWFLASRYEWTELAMIAVACLVLFLACVALAIGHSKVEIRTDVDPTRVTVGEPATGRIEVRNLSGRGMLPLLVELPVGRSAARFTLPSLGSGKSHEELFVVPTERRGVIQVGPATTVHGDPLGLVRRTMEWTEQSELFVHPLTTSLESLGAGLLRDLEGEVTPDLSMSDLAFHALREYQPGDDRRYIHWRSSAKHGRLLVRQFLDTRRSHLALVVDTSPEVYTGEDAAVELAISCAASLAVRSILDEQDTTIICNDQRISRSTAPLTLDTFARASIGQMDIFGATGDAAALAPDASIAILVTGSHRPFIQVQRALAQFEVEVIKVALVIDPDAQVGVRRGAGLTILTVRELADVRRVLFSGVLA from the coding sequence ATGTCCGATCCGGTGGGGCCCGACGAGGAGTCGGCCACGATTCGACGCTCCGACCTGCATGCTGGGGCATCGGATGCTGAGGCGACGGCGGCGCGTGGTGCGCGCGAGTCACGCTCGCGCCCACCCGCCCCCTCGGGTCCCGTCGACGGTGACGAATCAACCGTCTCCCGCTCGTCCCTCAAGGTCCGCCCGGCTCAGAAGCAGCCGAGCCGACAGCGCTCCTCAGGTGCCACAGCCACCGGGGGGTCACGGTGGCGCTCGATCCTCGGCCTGCGCCAGCCCGAGGACGACACCCAGGCCGTGCATCGCAATGAGCCGCAGGCAAGTGTGGGCAGCAGCCGGTCGACCCGTCGCCGCCCCGAGCTGCCGACGATCACGCTGCCCCGGGTGCAGATTCCCTCGGCCATCACCCAGACCGGCGCCCGCATCCTCGACCTCACGGGTGACCGCATCAGGCCGTTGGCGGAGAAGGCCGAGCCGGTGTGGCGTCCGGTCTCCCGGGCCCTGGCGTGGGTCTCGCCCCTCGGGTGGACGGTCTTCGGACTGGGCCTCGTCGCGTGGTTCCTCGCGAGCCGCTACGAATGGACCGAGCTGGCCATGATCGCCGTCGCCTGCCTCGTGCTCTTCCTGGCCTGCGTGGCCCTGGCGATCGGCCACTCCAAGGTCGAGATCCGCACCGACGTCGACCCGACGCGAGTCACGGTCGGCGAGCCCGCCACCGGCCGCATCGAGGTCCGCAATCTCTCGGGCCGCGGCATGCTCCCTCTGCTCGTCGAGCTGCCCGTCGGCCGATCCGCAGCCCGCTTCACGTTGCCCTCGCTCGGCTCCGGCAAGTCCCACGAAGAGCTGTTCGTCGTCCCCACCGAGCGCCGCGGCGTCATCCAGGTCGGCCCCGCGACCACGGTGCACGGCGACCCGCTCGGCCTCGTCCGCCGCACCATGGAGTGGACCGAGCAGAGCGAACTCTTCGTCCACCCCCTGACGACGTCGCTCGAGTCGCTCGGTGCCGGACTGCTGCGCGACCTCGAGGGTGAGGTCACGCCCGACCTGTCGATGTCCGACCTCGCCTTCCACGCCCTGCGTGAATACCAGCCCGGAGACGACCGCCGCTACATCCACTGGCGCTCGAGTGCGAAGCACGGACGCCTGCTCGTGCGTCAGTTCCTCGACACCCGGCGTTCGCACCTCGCCCTCGTTGTCGACACCTCGCCGGAGGTCTACACCGGTGAGGACGCCGCCGTGGAGCTGGCGATCTCGTGTGCCGCCTCGCTCGCCGTGCGCTCGATCCTGGACGAGCAGGACACGACGATCATCTGCAACGACCAGCGCATCTCCCGCTCCACCGCCCCGCTCACCCTCGACACCTTCGCCCGCGCGAGCATCGGTCAGATGGACATCTTCGGTGCGACCGGTGACGCCGCGGCCCTGGCGCCCGACGCGAGCATCGCGATCCTCGTCACGGGTTCACACCGTCCCTTCATCCAGGTCCAGCGGGCCCTCGCCCAGTTCGAGGTCGAGGTCATCAAGGTCGCGCTCGTCATCGATCCCGACGCTCAGGTCGGTGTCCGTCGTGGCGCTGGCCTGACGATCCTCACCGTGCGTGAGCTCGCCGACGTCCGCCGCGTCCTCTTCAGTGGAGTCCTCGCTTGA
- a CDS encoding MoxR family ATPase: MTVTHDQAAWFTKTFEAMVSNVDKAVLGKEHVIRLALTCMLSEGHLLLEDFPGTGKTQLARALSSTVHGSNSRIQFTPDLLPSDVTGVTIYDPNTKVFEFHKGPIFATIVLADEINRASPKTQSALLEVMEEGKVTVDGTRHEVGEPFMVVATQNPIEQAGTYRLPEAQLDRFLMKTTLGYPDHDATVRVLRDAKTRDRTKALEPVVTSQVILDMAELADEVHVDDAILDYVSRLAEETRRHVSVRLGLSVRGCLAFVRCAKTWAIGQGRTHVLPDDIKMLAHPVLNHRLLVTAEAQFAGITVDQVINQILGEVAPPTERVA; this comes from the coding sequence ATGACGGTCACCCATGACCAGGCCGCGTGGTTCACCAAGACCTTCGAGGCGATGGTGAGCAACGTCGACAAGGCCGTGCTCGGCAAGGAGCACGTCATTCGACTGGCCCTCACGTGCATGCTCTCCGAGGGGCACCTGCTCCTCGAGGACTTCCCCGGAACCGGCAAGACGCAGCTCGCGCGTGCCTTGTCGAGCACGGTGCACGGCTCCAACAGCCGCATCCAGTTCACGCCGGACCTGCTGCCGAGCGACGTGACCGGTGTGACGATCTATGACCCCAACACCAAGGTGTTCGAGTTCCACAAGGGTCCGATCTTCGCGACGATCGTCCTCGCCGACGAGATCAACCGCGCGTCACCCAAGACGCAGTCGGCGCTCCTCGAGGTCATGGAGGAGGGCAAGGTCACCGTCGACGGCACTCGCCACGAGGTCGGCGAGCCGTTCATGGTCGTCGCCACCCAGAACCCCATCGAGCAGGCCGGCACCTACCGCCTGCCCGAGGCCCAGCTCGACCGCTTCCTCATGAAGACGACGCTTGGCTACCCCGACCACGACGCGACCGTGCGGGTGTTGCGCGACGCCAAGACCCGTGACCGCACCAAGGCCCTCGAGCCCGTGGTCACCTCCCAGGTCATCCTCGACATGGCCGAGCTCGCCGACGAGGTCCACGTCGACGACGCGATCCTGGACTACGTGTCGCGCCTCGCGGAGGAGACCCGCCGTCACGTCAGCGTCCGCCTCGGTCTGTCGGTTCGTGGATGCCTCGCCTTCGTGCGCTGCGCCAAGACCTGGGCGATCGGTCAGGGTCGCACGCACGTCCTCCCCGACGACATCAAGATGCTGGCCCACCCGGTCCTCAACCACCGCCTGCTCGTGACGGCCGAGGCTCAGTTCGCCGGCATCACCGTGGACCAGGTCATCAACCAGATCCTGGGCGAGGTTGCGCCTCCGACTGAGCGAGTCGCCTGA
- a CDS encoding serine/threonine-protein kinase: MSRAAPGSAPEIPGLVYRQPLGSGGYADVFLYEQQQPRMPVAVKVLKREGLTPTILRQFVDEANTMAQLADHPYIVQVFRSEKLPDGGAYLVMKYYPPPNLATRAKRERLTVEEVLRTGIQLASAVETAHRAGIIHRDIKPANVLISQYGSPGLTDFGIAGRGGQEEHDEDVGVSVPWSPPEVLYGQSNGDARSDVYSLAATLWHLLVGRSPFEQPGGDNSAYSLMPRIRATPVPQTGRADVPLSLERLLGHAMAKKPDARPQSAIDLARALQAIEQEQRFARTPIVVLDESGHTTVADSRSQVAPEHTDPDRTSVRAPTVSSAQAYLPAPASRPATTEGGTDDGPAPTTISGGALLAGVGVLMVLLVGALVWAVGFRGDEPTDEATDAPSASVTAGAGGPVVDIPEQPAMDGRAVAGGVAFSWNYAGVRKGDFYRMRIAASEAEVAQAEVTTVRKMPHTAAAKPGAQVCAQVAVARAAGATSPYSPIKCVTGG; the protein is encoded by the coding sequence GTGAGCCGAGCAGCACCTGGCTCCGCCCCGGAGATCCCCGGACTCGTCTATCGCCAGCCCCTGGGCTCGGGTGGCTATGCCGACGTCTTCCTCTATGAGCAGCAGCAGCCGCGAATGCCCGTGGCGGTTAAGGTCCTCAAGCGTGAGGGCCTGACGCCGACGATCCTGCGGCAGTTCGTCGACGAGGCCAACACGATGGCCCAGCTCGCGGACCACCCCTACATCGTCCAGGTCTTCCGCAGCGAGAAGCTCCCCGACGGTGGCGCCTACCTCGTCATGAAGTACTACCCGCCGCCCAACCTTGCGACCCGGGCCAAGCGGGAAAGGCTCACGGTCGAAGAGGTGTTGCGCACCGGCATACAACTGGCAAGTGCGGTCGAGACCGCGCATCGCGCGGGCATCATCCACCGCGACATCAAACCGGCCAACGTCCTCATCAGCCAGTACGGCTCACCCGGCCTCACCGACTTCGGCATCGCCGGCCGTGGCGGCCAGGAGGAGCACGACGAGGACGTCGGCGTCTCCGTGCCCTGGTCCCCACCCGAGGTCCTCTATGGGCAGAGCAATGGTGACGCCCGCAGTGACGTCTACTCGCTCGCGGCCACGCTGTGGCACCTCCTTGTCGGGCGCTCGCCGTTCGAGCAGCCGGGCGGCGACAACTCGGCCTACTCGCTCATGCCGCGGATCCGGGCCACACCGGTCCCGCAGACCGGCCGAGCCGATGTCCCGCTCAGCCTGGAACGCCTTCTTGGCCACGCCATGGCCAAGAAGCCCGACGCCCGCCCGCAGAGTGCGATCGACCTCGCCCGCGCCCTCCAGGCCATCGAGCAGGAACAGCGCTTCGCCCGCACCCCGATCGTCGTCCTCGACGAGTCCGGTCACACGACCGTCGCCGACAGCCGGAGCCAGGTCGCACCCGAGCACACCGACCCGGACCGCACGAGCGTGCGCGCGCCCACCGTCTCGTCCGCCCAGGCCTACCTGCCAGCCCCCGCGTCCCGGCCGGCCACGACCGAGGGCGGGACCGACGACGGCCCTGCACCAACGACCATCAGTGGGGGCGCACTCCTCGCCGGTGTCGGCGTGCTCATGGTGCTGCTCGTCGGCGCCCTCGTCTGGGCCGTGGGCTTTCGTGGCGACGAGCCCACCGACGAGGCGACTGACGCCCCCTCTGCGTCGGTGACCGCCGGCGCTGGCGGACCCGTCGTCGACATCCCGGAGCAGCCGGCGATGGATGGCCGGGCCGTCGCCGGTGGGGTGGCCTTCAGCTGGAACTACGCCGGCGTACGCAAGGGCGACTTCTATCGGATGCGCATCGCTGCGAGCGAGGCGGAGGTGGCGCAGGCCGAGGTCACGACCGTGCGCAAGATGCCGCACACCGCAGCGGCCAAGCCCGGCGCACAGGTCTGCGCGCAAGTGGCGGTGGCGCGCGCGGCAGGCGCCACGTCGCCATACTCCCCCATCAAGTGCGTGACTGGAGGCTGA
- a CDS encoding FHA domain-containing protein, with product MSSTEVTTQPSAGWVALSAADRHLIVQGSSVVAGDLQGPLDAGLVEVLQTLGRDGLGALPDFALVDTSGDRTRVVVRGEAVVRADGSDVSADGRMPWRDLDLDAAVIELGDGGRGGWRRPARLGRPAVVPVPAGEPEVDVAPEAHAEPEPELADEAGADEAVEQVAPEAEVDAVPEPEPEPEPEPEPEPEPEPEPEPAPSAPPVPKLEPEAVAEPEPEVVADSEPEAEPEPADSEVPELSPTALAPPVPPADLTLPPSEEYAGSTPAERIPPVKVAAPDKKVLIDSVPWRTLPAGEQSADEAGEPGEPGNAEKPVGPSVVAPPVPTAAPSAGPAAEPSPEPVAADGPTGPDNWGMTGPPPTQPPPGEEPASASTSAPVAEPAEASAVVASPVPVPDVTMDRSALTPGTEGPADSPVVLAVLCPAGHHSSPHASNCRVCSRDIPTQQPFQTPRPQLGTLVVSTGGLVPLDRGILLGRAPKVNADLPPSSRPHLVRLASRDNDISRNHAEVILEGWHVLVRDLGSTNGTTVTLPGQEPVRLRPTEDFGIEPGAILTLADEVSLTYEVSE from the coding sequence GTGAGCAGCACCGAGGTCACGACCCAGCCTTCCGCGGGGTGGGTCGCGCTATCCGCCGCCGACCGTCATCTGATCGTTCAGGGGTCATCGGTCGTCGCGGGTGATCTGCAGGGTCCGCTGGATGCCGGGCTCGTCGAGGTGCTCCAGACCCTCGGTCGTGACGGACTGGGTGCGCTGCCGGACTTCGCCTTGGTCGACACCTCCGGTGACCGGACCCGCGTCGTCGTGCGTGGTGAGGCCGTCGTGCGCGCTGACGGTTCGGATGTTTCTGCAGACGGGCGTATGCCGTGGCGCGACCTTGATCTCGACGCTGCCGTCATCGAGTTGGGTGACGGAGGACGGGGCGGCTGGCGCCGCCCAGCACGCCTCGGCCGACCCGCCGTGGTCCCGGTGCCGGCAGGGGAGCCCGAGGTCGACGTCGCTCCGGAGGCTCACGCGGAGCCCGAGCCGGAGCTTGCCGACGAGGCTGGGGCCGACGAGGCTGTGGAGCAGGTTGCCCCTGAGGCCGAGGTGGACGCTGTTCCCGAGCCCGAGCCCGAGCCCGAGCCCGAGCCCGAGCCCGAGCCCGAGCCCGAGCCCGAGCCCGAGCCGGCACCTTCAGCTCCGCCGGTCCCGAAGCTGGAGCCCGAAGCCGTCGCCGAGCCCGAGCCCGAGGTTGTTGCGGACTCGGAGCCAGAAGCCGAGCCTGAGCCCGCCGACAGCGAGGTGCCCGAACTGTCACCGACCGCGCTCGCCCCGCCGGTCCCGCCAGCCGACCTGACATTGCCGCCGTCCGAGGAGTACGCCGGATCGACGCCCGCCGAGCGCATCCCCCCGGTGAAGGTGGCCGCGCCCGACAAGAAGGTGCTCATCGACAGCGTCCCGTGGCGGACGCTTCCTGCCGGCGAACAGTCAGCAGACGAGGCTGGCGAACCTGGCGAACCCGGCAACGCTGAGAAACCCGTCGGACCGTCCGTGGTCGCGCCGCCTGTCCCGACTGCTGCCCCGAGCGCTGGCCCGGCTGCTGAGCCGTCGCCCGAGCCCGTGGCTGCTGACGGACCCACCGGCCCGGACAACTGGGGCATGACCGGACCGCCGCCCACCCAGCCCCCGCCCGGGGAAGAGCCGGCATCGGCATCCACCTCCGCACCGGTAGCCGAACCCGCCGAAGCCTCCGCAGTTGTCGCGTCGCCCGTGCCCGTGCCGGACGTCACGATGGACCGCAGCGCGCTGACTCCGGGGACCGAAGGCCCTGCCGACAGCCCCGTCGTGCTCGCTGTCCTGTGTCCGGCGGGCCACCACTCGTCGCCCCACGCCAGCAACTGCCGCGTGTGCAGTCGGGACATCCCGACGCAGCAGCCGTTCCAGACGCCGCGCCCCCAGCTGGGCACCCTGGTCGTGTCGACCGGTGGCCTCGTGCCACTCGACCGCGGGATCCTCCTCGGCCGGGCGCCCAAGGTCAACGCCGACCTCCCACCCAGCAGCCGACCGCACCTCGTCCGGCTCGCCTCTCGCGACAACGACATCTCCCGCAACCACGCCGAGGTCATTCTCGAGGGTTGGCACGTGCTCGTCCGCGACCTCGGCTCGACCAACGGCACGACGGTGACGCTGCCCGGCCAGGAGCCGGTGCGGCTGCGCCCCACCGAGGACTTCGGAATCGAACCCGGCGCCATCCTCACCCTGGCCGACGAGGTCTCCCTCACCTATGAGGTCTCGGAGTGA
- a CDS encoding protein phosphatase 2C domain-containing protein gives MSARHYASLTGPDVRIRSGAATHVGRVRDHNEDSLIAQGRVYAIADGMGGHAAGEVASQIAVQCLGELNTREHVRSEDIVALLRRTNTEILESAARHPEQTGMGTTVAGLTVVDAGGAEHWIVFNVGDSRVYRFLGNRMSMVTQDHSEVREMVDAGLITADEALRHPLRNIITRSLGTEPGPTADVWVFPPHPGERFVLCSDGLSNEIDDRTIMVALQKYDDPQVAADALCMAAVEAGGRDNISVVVVAFDADEDDNDEADTAPRHTLMPT, from the coding sequence GTGAGCGCCCGCCACTACGCCTCGCTCACGGGGCCGGACGTGCGCATCCGCTCCGGCGCCGCGACCCACGTCGGCCGCGTGCGCGACCACAACGAGGACAGCCTCATCGCGCAGGGCCGCGTCTATGCCATCGCCGACGGCATGGGCGGTCACGCCGCCGGTGAGGTCGCCAGCCAGATCGCGGTCCAGTGTCTGGGGGAGCTCAACACCCGTGAGCACGTCCGCTCCGAGGACATCGTCGCGCTGCTGCGCCGCACCAACACGGAGATCCTCGAGTCTGCGGCCCGCCATCCGGAGCAGACCGGCATGGGCACGACCGTCGCCGGCCTGACCGTCGTCGATGCCGGCGGCGCCGAGCACTGGATCGTCTTCAACGTCGGCGACTCCCGCGTCTACCGTTTCCTCGGCAACCGGATGAGCATGGTGACCCAGGACCATTCCGAGGTCCGCGAGATGGTCGACGCCGGACTCATCACCGCCGACGAAGCGCTGAGGCACCCGCTCCGCAACATCATCACGCGCTCCCTGGGCACCGAACCGGGGCCGACCGCGGACGTCTGGGTCTTCCCGCCGCACCCCGGTGAGCGCTTCGTCCTGTGCAGTGACGGACTGTCCAACGAGATCGATGACCGCACGATCATGGTGGCTCTGCAGAAGTACGACGACCCCCAGGTTGCCGCAGACGCCTTGTGCATGGCCGCCGTGGAGGCCGGGGGTCGTGACAACATCAGTGTTGTCGTCGTCGCCTTCGATGCCGACGAAGATGACAACGACGAGGCCGACACGGCTCCCCGTCACACTCTGATGCCGACCTGA
- a CDS encoding CCA tRNA nucleotidyltransferase, protein MKQAVARLAPVLPLLTQLGSLFSQGGHELALVGGPVRDAFLDRTPPDLDFATSASPDETEAILRSWGTATWDMGREFGTIGARRRVDGVETVVEITTYRADAYDGVTRKPVVAFGESLEEDLVRRDFTVNAMALRLPSLEFVDPHGGLADLEAGVLRTPAAPEVSFGDDPLRMMRAVRFVAQLGLVPAPQVYAAMQAMAPSLEIVSAERVRDELVKLLLAPRPRAGLELLTASGLAAYVLPELPALQLEVDEHHRHKDVYDHSLIVLEQAIDLEGPTDGPAEPVPGPDLVLRLAALLHDIGKPATRRFEPAGGVSFHHHEVVGAKLTAKRLKALRFDKETIKAVSRLVELHLRFHGYGEGQWTDSAVRRYITDAGPLLPRLHRLTRADCTTRNVRKAQRLSRTYDELERRIGLLLEQEELAAVRPELDGNEIADVLGIKPGPVLGRAYKYLLSVRLDEGPIGPEAAADRLRTWWADQPESTPQA, encoded by the coding sequence ATGAAGCAGGCCGTCGCCCGTCTCGCACCGGTGCTGCCGTTGCTCACCCAGCTCGGATCCCTGTTCAGCCAGGGGGGTCACGAGCTGGCTCTGGTGGGTGGTCCCGTGCGCGATGCGTTCCTCGACCGCACTCCTCCCGACCTCGACTTCGCCACGAGCGCGTCGCCCGATGAGACCGAGGCGATCCTGCGTTCCTGGGGGACGGCGACGTGGGACATGGGCCGCGAGTTCGGCACGATCGGGGCCCGGCGCCGGGTCGACGGCGTTGAGACAGTTGTCGAGATCACGACCTACCGCGCCGACGCCTATGACGGTGTGACCCGCAAGCCGGTCGTCGCGTTCGGCGAGTCGCTCGAGGAGGACCTCGTCCGGCGCGACTTCACCGTCAACGCGATGGCGCTCCGGCTCCCTTCACTCGAGTTCGTCGACCCCCATGGCGGGTTGGCCGACCTCGAGGCAGGCGTGCTGCGCACCCCTGCTGCGCCCGAGGTGAGCTTCGGCGACGACCCGCTCCGGATGATGCGCGCCGTGCGCTTCGTCGCGCAGCTCGGTCTCGTCCCGGCTCCGCAGGTGTATGCCGCGATGCAGGCGATGGCTCCCAGCCTCGAGATCGTCTCGGCGGAGCGGGTGCGTGACGAACTGGTCAAACTGTTGCTTGCTCCCCGGCCCCGCGCGGGACTGGAGCTGCTCACGGCAAGTGGGCTCGCGGCATACGTGCTGCCTGAACTCCCGGCACTGCAGCTGGAGGTGGATGAGCACCACCGTCACAAGGACGTCTACGACCACTCACTCATCGTCCTGGAGCAGGCGATCGACCTCGAGGGTCCGACCGACGGGCCCGCTGAACCCGTGCCTGGGCCGGATCTCGTCCTGCGGCTGGCGGCCCTGCTCCACGACATCGGCAAGCCGGCGACGCGTCGGTTCGAGCCGGCGGGAGGCGTGAGCTTCCACCACCACGAAGTCGTCGGCGCCAAGTTGACCGCCAAGCGGCTCAAGGCGCTGCGCTTCGACAAGGAGACGATCAAGGCCGTCTCGCGGCTCGTGGAGTTGCACCTGCGCTTCCACGGATACGGCGAGGGGCAGTGGACCGACTCGGCGGTGCGGCGCTACATCACCGACGCCGGACCCCTGCTGCCCCGGTTGCACCGGCTCACTCGGGCAGACTGCACCACCCGCAATGTCCGCAAGGCACAGCGACTTTCGCGCACCTATGACGAGCTGGAGCGTCGGATCGGGCTGCTCCTCGAGCAGGAGGAACTGGCGGCGGTGCGACCCGAGCTCGACGGCAACGAGATCGCCGACGTGTTGGGGATCAAGCCCGGGCCGGTGCTCGGTCGGGCCTACAAGTACCTGTTGTCCGTGCGGCTCGATGAGGGCCCCATCGGACCCGAGGCCGCCGCCGACCGACTCCGGACCTGGTGGGCCGACCAACCCGAGTCCACGCCGCAGGCCTGA
- a CDS encoding NUDIX hydrolase: MSHAAAEPPRVIRRLPAVEERSAGGVVVDVHDGEARIAVIARRNRAGRVEWCLPKGHIEGAETLPQTAAREVAEETGIQGKVLIELGTIDYWFAVGDRRIHKYVHHYLLEAIGGVLTIENDPDHEAIDVAWFALRDAHQHLTFPNERRIARIAWQRLAGD, encoded by the coding sequence ATGAGCCATGCCGCAGCGGAACCACCCCGGGTCATCCGGCGGCTCCCTGCGGTCGAGGAGCGATCCGCCGGAGGCGTGGTCGTCGATGTGCACGACGGAGAGGCACGGATCGCCGTCATCGCGCGGCGCAACCGGGCTGGCCGCGTCGAGTGGTGCCTGCCCAAGGGGCACATCGAAGGCGCCGAAACCCTCCCGCAGACCGCCGCCCGAGAGGTCGCGGAAGAGACCGGCATACAGGGCAAGGTCCTCATCGAGCTGGGCACGATCGACTACTGGTTCGCGGTCGGTGACCGGCGGATCCACAAGTACGTCCACCACTACCTGCTCGAGGCGATCGGCGGCGTCCTCACCATCGAGAACGATCCCGACCACGAGGCGATCGACGTCGCCTGGTTCGCCCTGCGCGACGCCCACCAGCACCTCACGTTCCCCAACGAGCGCCGGATCGCCCGGATCGCTTGGCAGCGGCTCGCCGGAGACTGA
- the sigM gene encoding RNA polymerase sigma factor SigM, translating to MADLEGADDRALMARHVAGDTDAFGELFRRHRDRLWAVAVRTTGDRELAADCVQEGFINAFRRAGSYRGDAAVSTWLHRIVINACLDRLRRERDVLRRAGDAADIDIIDTHDRHGEALTGLDVRAALAQLPEHQRVVLVLVDMHGMPVSEAALTLGVAVGTVKSRCARGRAALAALLGQASDDVSREPGATS from the coding sequence ATGGCCGACCTCGAGGGTGCCGACGATCGCGCCCTCATGGCCCGTCACGTCGCTGGTGACACGGACGCTTTTGGCGAACTCTTCCGCCGGCATCGTGATCGCCTGTGGGCTGTAGCCGTGCGCACCACCGGCGACCGCGAACTGGCTGCCGACTGCGTCCAGGAGGGTTTCATCAACGCGTTCCGGCGTGCGGGGTCCTATCGCGGCGATGCTGCGGTGTCTACGTGGCTGCACCGGATCGTCATCAACGCCTGCCTCGATCGCCTGCGGCGTGAGCGCGACGTCCTTCGCCGCGCCGGGGACGCCGCGGACATCGACATCATCGACACCCACGACCGTCACGGCGAGGCGCTGACCGGCCTCGACGTCCGCGCGGCTCTCGCGCAGCTCCCGGAGCACCAGCGCGTCGTGCTTGTCCTCGTCGACATGCACGGTATGCCGGTTTCCGAGGCTGCGCTGACCCTCGGTGTCGCTGTGGGCACGGTGAAGTCGCGCTGTGCACGTGGACGCGCAGCCCTGGCAGCGCTGCTCGGGCAGGCATCCGACGACGTCAGTCGGGAACCCGGGGCGACCTCGTGA
- the trxB gene encoding thioredoxin-disulfide reductase, with product MFVSSPADATNGQDVSAPRSVIIIGSGPAGYTAAVYAARANLRPVLFEGAVTAGGALMNTTEVENFPGFRDGIMGPVLMDEMRAQAERFGAELITDDIEIVSLDGEIKTVVDGEGRTWRARSIILAMGSAYRELGLPDEKRLSGHGVSWCATCDGFFFRDQDIAVVGGGDSAIEEATFLTKFARSVTLIHRREELRASKIMAERALTNDKIKFAWNSEVAAVNGGDKLSGVTLRDTVTGELSDLPVTGLFIAIGHDPRNELIKGVIELDAEGYVLVQGRSTLTNLPGVFACGDLVDHTYRQAITAAGSGCAAALDAERFLSAAEHAGAPAPAAALIAH from the coding sequence GTGTTCGTGAGCTCCCCCGCCGACGCAACCAATGGCCAGGACGTCAGTGCCCCAAGAAGCGTCATCATCATTGGGTCCGGCCCGGCCGGATACACCGCAGCCGTGTATGCCGCCCGCGCCAACCTCCGGCCCGTGCTGTTCGAGGGTGCCGTCACCGCTGGTGGGGCGCTCATGAACACGACCGAGGTCGAGAACTTCCCCGGATTCCGCGACGGCATCATGGGCCCGGTCCTCATGGACGAGATGCGAGCCCAGGCCGAGCGCTTCGGCGCCGAGCTCATCACCGACGACATCGAGATTGTCTCGCTCGACGGTGAGATCAAGACCGTCGTCGACGGCGAGGGCCGCACCTGGCGCGCCCGGTCGATCATCCTGGCCATGGGTTCGGCCTACCGCGAGCTCGGCCTGCCCGATGAGAAGCGCCTCTCCGGCCACGGCGTCTCGTGGTGTGCCACCTGCGACGGGTTCTTCTTCCGCGACCAGGACATCGCTGTCGTCGGAGGTGGTGACTCCGCCATCGAGGAGGCAACCTTCCTCACCAAGTTCGCCCGGTCGGTCACCCTGATCCACCGTCGTGAGGAGCTGCGCGCCTCCAAGATCATGGCTGAGCGCGCCCTCACCAACGACAAGATCAAGTTCGCCTGGAACAGCGAGGTAGCCGCAGTCAACGGTGGCGACAAGCTGTCCGGTGTGACGCTGCGTGACACAGTCACCGGCGAGCTCAGCGACCTCCCCGTCACCGGCCTGTTCATCGCGATCGGCCACGACCCGCGCAACGAGCTCATCAAGGGCGTCATCGAGCTGGATGCAGAGGGCTACGTCCTCGTGCAGGGGCGTTCCACCCTCACCAACCTCCCCGGCGTCTTCGCCTGTGGCGACCTCGTCGACCACACGTACCGGCAGGCCATCACGGCTGCTGGCTCTGGATGCGCGGCGGCCCTCGATGCCGAGCGCTTCCTCTCCGCGGCCGAGCACGCGGGCGCACCCGCTCCCGCTGCCGCCCTCATCGCCCACTGA
- the trxA gene encoding thioredoxin, with protein MDTTTFTRTTDDASFDTDVLKNSKVTLVDFWAPWCGPCKAIAPVLEEIARDHAQKIDVVKLNTDENPSVTGKLGITSIPTMHVYKDGEIVKTIVGAMPKPKLLRELEPFLA; from the coding sequence ATGGACACCACCACCTTCACCCGCACGACCGACGACGCCTCGTTCGATACTGACGTCCTCAAGAACAGCAAGGTCACGCTCGTCGACTTCTGGGCCCCCTGGTGTGGCCCGTGCAAGGCGATCGCTCCTGTCCTCGAGGAGATCGCCCGCGACCACGCCCAGAAGATCGACGTGGTCAAGCTCAACACCGACGAGAACCCGAGTGTGACCGGCAAGCTCGGCATCACCTCGATCCCGACGATGCACGTCTACAAGGACGGCGAGATCGTCAAGACCATCGTCGGTGCGATGCCCAAGCCCAAGCTCCTCCGCGAGCTCGAGCCCTTCCTCGCCTGA